Proteins found in one Roseovarius pelagicus genomic segment:
- a CDS encoding DUF1467 family protein gives MGPVSAIVLFVMIWSMTFLVAIPIRLQTQGEAGDVVPGTHQGSPERHNLKKKALISTLIAVVIWSVVAWIIITGTITLDDINLYERFGPGEFTPAD, from the coding sequence ATGGGGCCGGTTTCGGCCATCGTGCTGTTCGTGATGATCTGGTCGATGACCTTTCTCGTCGCGATCCCGATTCGCCTGCAAACGCAGGGCGAAGCGGGCGACGTGGTGCCGGGCACCCATCAGGGATCGCCAGAGCGCCACAACCTGAAGAAAAAGGCGCTGATCAGTACGCTTATCGCGGTGGTGATCTGGAGTGTCGTCGCGTGGATCATCATCACGGGGACAATCACGCTGGATGATATCAACCTTTACGAACGCTTCGGGCCGGGTGAATTCACACCAGCGGACTGA